The Salvelinus sp. IW2-2015 linkage group LG15, ASM291031v2, whole genome shotgun sequence genome includes a region encoding these proteins:
- the piwil1 gene encoding piwi-like protein 1 produces the protein MTGRARARSRGRARGQETAAPGMTPFQETAREAPPSEGELVGRGRQRTAPGAVSSEAVIQISAGFQQVKIGERGGRRRDFHDAGINTRQAMEHVRESKSGFSGSPIELKANFFKILSRPQWVLYQYHVDFKPVMESRRLRSALMYQHEETLGKARTFDGALLFLPHKLHNTETVLYSETRMGEKVQITVTLTNELPPTSPVCLQFYNIIFRRVLRMLNMQQIGRHYYNPTDPLNIPQHRLTIWPGFTSTILQYESSIMLCTDVSHKVLRSETVLSFMMGLRQQSGDQRFPEACTKELVGLIVLTKYNNKTYRIDDIAWDHTPNNTFKRGDSEISFKDYYKAQYGLDITDGNQVLLISHMKKIGPSGGPPQGPAMLVPEFCYLTGLTDKMRADFNIMKDLSTHTRLTPEQREGRLNRFVGNIHQNTEAQTELNTWGLNFDNKLLSLTGRVLPAERIVQGSRTYEYNPWQADWSKEMRGIPLISCRPLENWLMFFTRRNNDVAQALLQTLNKVSTPLGIRMQRAIMVEYEDRQESLLRALQQNVKKETQMVVVVLPSNRKDKYDSVKKYLCVDCPTPSQCVVARTLAKQQALMTVATKIALQINCKMGGELWSVEIPLKQLMIVGIDCYHDTAAGKRSIGALVASLNQGMSRWFSKCVLQNRGQEIMDGLKVALQGALKAWLKHNNCLPSRIIVYRDGVGDGMLQSVVNYEVPQIMESIKTMGHDYAPKLTLVVVKKRISSRFFARIDGKLTNPPPGTCIDTEVTRPEWYDFFIVSQAVRMGSVSPTHYNVVYDSSGLKPDHMQRLTYKLCHMYYNWQGIIRVPAPCQYAHKLAFLVGQSIHREPNMNLDDFLYYL, from the exons CCGTTATTCAGATATCTGCAGGGTTTCAGCAGGTGAagattggagagagaggtggacggCGTCGTGACTTTCATGATGCAGGAATCAACACCAGGCAGGCCATGGAGCATGTGAGAGAGTCCAAGTCTG gtttttcTGGGTCTCCCATTGAGCTGAAAGCCAACTTCTTCAAGATCCTGTCCCGCCCTCAGTGGGTGCTGTACCAGTACCATGTGGACTTCAAGCCTGTCATGGAGTCACGGCGCCTACGTTCTGCCCTCATGTATCAGCATGAGGAGACACTAGGCAAAGCTCGCACCTTTGATGGAGCCCTCCTCTTCCTGCCTCACAAACTGCACAACACG GAGACTGTGCTGTACAGTGAGACCAGAATGGGTGAGAAAGTCCAGATCACTGTCACTCTGACCAATGAGCTGCCCcccacttctccagtgtgcctgCAGTTCTACAACATCATCTTCAGAAG AGTGCTGAGGATGCTGAACATGCAGCAGATTGGACGCCATTACTACAACCCAACAGACCCACTTAATATCCCACAGCACAG GCTGACCATCTGGCCCGGTTTTACTTCCACCATCCTCCAGTACGAgtccagcatcatgctgtgcacGGACGTGAGCCACAAGGTGCTGCGCAGTGAGACGGTGCTCAGCTTCATGATGGGCCTCAGGCAGCAGAGTGGAGATCAGCGCTTCCCAGAGGCCTGCACCAAGGAGCTGGTGGGACTCATCGTCCTCACCAA GTACAACAACAAAACCTACAGGATTGATGACATTGCGTGGGACCATACTCCCAACAACACATTCAAGAGGGGAGACTCTGAGATTTCTTTCAAAGACTACTACAAGGCC CAATATGGTCTGGACATCACTGACGGCAACCAGGTGCTTCTGATCAGCCATATGAAGAAGATTGGTCCTTCTGGAGGACCGCCCCAAGGGCCGGCCATGCTTGTTCCAGAGTTCTGCTACCTCACAG GCCTGACTGACAAGATGCGTGCTGACTTCAACATCATGAAGGAcctgtccacccacaccagactgaCTCCAGAGCAGAGGGAGGGGCGGCTCAACCGCTTCGTTGGGAACATCCACCA GAACACAGAGGCCCAGACAGAGCTGAATACCTGGGGACTCAACTTTGACAACAAACTCCTGAGCCTCACAGGCAGAGTCCTCCCTGCGGAAAGGATTGTGCAGGGTTCCAGAACA tatgagtacaacccctgGCAAGCAGACTGGTCCAAGGAAATGAGAGGCATCCCACTGATCAGTTGCCGACCACTGGAGAACTGGTTAATGTTCTTCACCCGCAGGAACAATGATGTGGCCCAGGCCCTCCTGCAGACCCTCAACAAGGTCTCCACACCCCTGGGCATCCGCATGCAGAGGGCCATCAt GGTGGAGTACGAGGACCGCCAGGAGTCTCTGCTCAGGGCTCTGCAGCAGAATGTTAAGAAAGAAACCCAGATG GTGGTGGTGGTCTTGCCCAGCAACAGAAAGGACAAGTACGACAGTGTGAAGAAGTATCTGTGTGTGGACTGCCCCACACCCAGCCAGTGTGTGGTGGCCCGCACCCTCGCCAAACAACAGGCCCTCATGACTGTGGCCACCAAGATCGCCCTGCAGATTAACTGCAAGATGGGAGGAGAGCTGTGGAGCGTGGAGATCCCA CTGAAGCAGCTGATGATTGTGGGCATTGACTGCTACCACGACACGGCTGCTGGCAAGAGATCAATTGGAGCTCTGGTGGCCAGTCTTAACCAGGGCATGTCCAG GTGGTTCTCAAAGTGTGTGCTGCAGAACCGTGGACAGGAGATCATGGACGGACTCAAGGTGGCGCTGCAAG GTGCCCTGAAGGCGTGGCTGAAGCACAACAACTGCCTGCCGTCACGTATCATTGTGTACAGAGACGGAGTGGGAGACGGGATGCTGCAGAGCGTGGTCAACTACGAAGTGCCACAGATCATGGAGTCCATCAAGACCATGGGACACGACTACGC ACCCAAACTCACCTTGGTGGTTGTGAAGAAGCGCATCAGTTCCAGGTTCTTTGCCCGCATCGATGGCAAGCTGACCAACCCTCCCCCTGGAACATGCATCGATACTGAGGTCACCCGCCCAGAATG GTACGACTTCTTCATCGTCAGCCAGGCCGTCCGCATGGGCAGTGTTTCCCCAACCCACTACAATGTGGTGTACGACAGCAGCGGACTGAAGCCTGACCACATGCAGCGACTAACCTACAAACTCTGCCACATGTACTACAACTGGCAG GGAATCATCCGGGTGCCTGCACCCTGTCAATATGCCCACAAATTGGCCTTCCTGGTGGGCCAGAGCATCCACAGAGAGCCCAACATGAACCTGGATGACTTCCTCTACTACCTGTAA